One Peterkaempfera bronchialis DNA window includes the following coding sequences:
- a CDS encoding cytochrome P450, with product MTPTPTPSTPSAPAWGFDPWSPEFVAHPYEVYAGLREHAPVTYYAPSDQWLVSRHADVSALLRDRRLGRTYLHRFSHEEFGRTAPPPEHEPFHTLNGNGLLDLEAPDHTRIRRLVSKAFTPRMVESLRPTVQRIAAELVDGLVADGGGDLIARVAEPLPVAVIAEMLGVPESDRHLLRPWSAGIVGMFELNPTAEAAERAVRASVEFSDYLRALIAERRRTPGDDLVSALIAAYDEGEKLSEQEMISTCVLLLNAGHEATVNTTGNGWWSLFRNPDQLAALRADPEGLLPTAIEELMRYDTPLQMFERWVLDDIEVAGVSIPRGAEVALLFGSANRDPERFADPDRLDLARTDNPHITFGAGIHFCLGAPLARLELTESFGALLRSAPELRVVREPSWQPGYVIRGLSELLVEV from the coding sequence GTGACGCCGACCCCGACCCCCTCCACACCCTCGGCTCCCGCGTGGGGCTTCGACCCGTGGTCGCCCGAGTTCGTGGCACACCCGTATGAGGTCTACGCCGGCCTGCGCGAGCACGCCCCGGTGACGTACTACGCGCCCAGCGACCAGTGGCTGGTCTCCCGGCACGCGGATGTCAGCGCGCTGCTGCGCGACCGCCGCCTGGGCCGCACCTATCTGCACCGCTTCAGCCACGAGGAGTTCGGCCGCACCGCGCCGCCGCCGGAGCACGAGCCCTTCCACACGCTCAACGGCAATGGGCTGCTGGACCTGGAGGCCCCCGACCACACCCGCATCCGCCGCCTGGTCTCCAAGGCGTTCACCCCGCGCATGGTGGAGTCGCTGCGGCCGACCGTGCAGCGGATCGCCGCCGAGCTGGTCGACGGCCTGGTCGCGGACGGCGGCGGCGACCTGATCGCCAGGGTCGCCGAGCCGCTGCCGGTCGCGGTGATCGCGGAGATGCTGGGTGTCCCGGAGAGCGACCGGCATCTGCTGCGGCCCTGGTCGGCCGGGATCGTGGGCATGTTCGAACTCAACCCGACGGCGGAGGCCGCCGAGCGGGCGGTGCGCGCCAGCGTGGAGTTCTCCGACTACCTCCGCGCGCTGATCGCCGAGCGCCGCCGCACCCCGGGCGACGACCTGGTCTCGGCGCTGATCGCCGCGTACGACGAGGGGGAGAAGCTCAGCGAGCAGGAGATGATCTCCACCTGCGTGCTGCTGCTCAACGCCGGCCACGAGGCGACCGTGAACACCACCGGCAACGGCTGGTGGTCGCTGTTCCGCAACCCCGACCAGCTGGCCGCGCTGCGGGCCGATCCCGAGGGGCTGCTGCCCACCGCGATCGAGGAGCTGATGCGGTACGACACCCCGCTCCAGATGTTCGAGCGCTGGGTGCTGGACGACATCGAGGTGGCCGGGGTGTCGATCCCGCGCGGCGCCGAGGTCGCGCTGCTCTTCGGCTCCGCCAACCGCGACCCGGAGCGGTTCGCCGACCCGGACCGGCTGGACCTGGCGCGTACCGACAACCCGCACATCACCTTTGGCGCGGGCATCCACTTCTGCCTGGGTGCGCCGCTGGCGCGGCTGGAGCTGACCGAGTCGTTCGGCGCGCTGCTGCGGTCCGCGCCGGAGCTGCGGGTGGTACGGGAGCCGAGCTGGCAGCCCGGCTATGTGATCCGGGGGCTGTCGGAGCTGCTGGTCGAGGTGTGA
- a CDS encoding DUF3151 domain-containing protein, with amino-acid sequence MSIHENLLGGPPPTRLPAETEPMELLAGGASPAEVAAAHPTSSLAWAQLADDAFAAGRVVESYAYARTGYHRGLDALRRNGWKGHGPVPWEHEPNRGFLRALHALARAADAIGEKPEAERCAQFLRDSSPTAAETLG; translated from the coding sequence ATGAGCATCCACGAGAACCTGCTCGGGGGCCCGCCCCCGACCCGGCTGCCCGCCGAGACCGAGCCGATGGAGCTGCTGGCCGGAGGGGCATCTCCGGCCGAGGTGGCGGCGGCGCACCCGACCTCCTCCCTGGCGTGGGCGCAGCTCGCCGACGACGCCTTCGCGGCCGGCCGGGTGGTCGAGTCGTACGCCTATGCGCGCACCGGCTACCACCGCGGCCTGGACGCGCTGCGCCGCAACGGCTGGAAGGGCCACGGCCCGGTGCCGTGGGAGCACGAGCCCAACCGGGGCTTCCTGCGCGCCCTGCACGCCCTGGCCCGCGCCGCCGACGCGATCGGCGAGAAGCCGGAGGCCGAGCGCTGCGCCCAGTTCCTGCGCGACAGCTCGCCCACCGCCGCCGAGACCCTGGGCTGA
- the fbaA gene encoding class II fructose-bisphosphate aldolase gives MPIATPEVYSEMLDRAKAGKFAYPAINVTSSQTLHAALRGFAEAESDGIIQISTGGAEFLGGQYSKDMVTGAVALAEFAHIVAEKYPVTVALHTDHCPKGKLDGYVRPLLKISQDRVAQGRNPLFQSHMWDGSAETLADNLEIAKELLAEAVKAKIVLEVEITPTGGEEDGVSHEINDKLYTSVSDAIRTAEALGLGEKGRYLLAASFGNVHGVYKPGNVVLKPGLLRELQEGVSAKFGKQDPFYFVFHGGSGSTAEEIATALEYGVVKMNIDTDTQYAFTRPVVDHVFRNYDGVLKVDGEVGKKNTYDPRTWGKLAEAGMAARVLEAAQSLRSAGTKIK, from the coding sequence ATGCCCATCGCAACTCCCGAGGTCTACTCCGAGATGCTCGACCGGGCGAAGGCGGGCAAGTTCGCCTACCCGGCGATCAACGTCACCTCGTCGCAGACCCTGCACGCCGCGCTGCGCGGGTTCGCCGAGGCGGAGAGCGACGGCATCATCCAGATCTCCACCGGCGGTGCCGAGTTCCTGGGCGGCCAGTACAGCAAGGACATGGTGACCGGCGCCGTGGCGCTGGCCGAGTTCGCCCACATCGTGGCCGAGAAGTACCCGGTCACCGTGGCGCTGCACACCGACCACTGCCCCAAGGGCAAGCTGGACGGCTATGTCCGCCCGCTGCTGAAGATCTCCCAGGACCGGGTGGCCCAGGGCCGCAACCCGCTCTTCCAGTCGCACATGTGGGACGGCTCCGCCGAGACCCTCGCCGACAACCTGGAGATCGCCAAGGAGCTGCTGGCCGAGGCGGTCAAGGCCAAGATCGTCCTTGAGGTGGAGATCACCCCGACCGGCGGCGAGGAGGACGGCGTCTCCCACGAGATCAACGACAAGCTGTACACCTCGGTCTCGGACGCCATCCGCACCGCCGAGGCTCTGGGCCTGGGGGAGAAGGGCCGCTACCTGCTGGCCGCCTCCTTCGGCAATGTGCACGGCGTCTACAAGCCGGGCAATGTCGTCCTCAAGCCGGGTCTGCTGCGCGAGCTCCAGGAAGGCGTGAGCGCCAAGTTCGGCAAGCAGGACCCGTTCTACTTCGTCTTCCACGGCGGCTCCGGCTCCACCGCCGAGGAGATCGCCACCGCGCTGGAGTACGGCGTCGTCAAGATGAACATCGACACCGACACCCAGTACGCCTTCACCCGCCCGGTGGTGGACCACGTCTTCCGCAACTACGACGGCGTGCTGAAGGTCGACGGCGAGGTCGGCAAGAAGAACACCTACGACCCGCGCACCTGGGGCAAGCTGGCCGAGGCCGGCATGGCCGCCCGGGTGCTGGAGGCCGCGCAGAGCCTGCGCTCCGCCGGTACGAAGATCAAGTAA
- a CDS encoding GNAT family N-acetyltransferase, whose amino-acid sequence MPAKTPAPTVLEGRCVRLEPLTTDHLPDLFAAGGGDEELWRWMPVDTPRTEAELRAIAEKLLADAERGRYVAFAVIDRTTGRAVGWTTYLDIDEHDERLEIGWTWYGRAVWRTAVNTESKLLLLTHAFEELGYGRVQWKTHHRNERSQNAIARLGAVREGVLRRHRLQPDGSWRDSVYFSMLADEWPAARARLTERLAQG is encoded by the coding sequence ATGCCCGCCAAGACGCCCGCCCCCACCGTCCTCGAAGGCCGCTGCGTCCGCCTGGAGCCGCTGACCACGGACCACCTGCCCGACCTCTTCGCGGCCGGCGGCGGGGACGAGGAGCTGTGGCGCTGGATGCCGGTCGACACCCCCCGCACCGAGGCAGAGCTGCGCGCCATCGCCGAGAAGCTGCTCGCCGACGCCGAACGCGGGCGCTATGTCGCCTTCGCGGTGATCGACCGCACCACCGGCCGCGCCGTCGGCTGGACCACCTACCTGGACATCGACGAGCACGACGAGCGGCTGGAGATCGGCTGGACCTGGTACGGCCGCGCCGTCTGGCGCACCGCCGTCAACACCGAGTCCAAGCTGCTGCTGCTCACCCATGCCTTCGAGGAACTGGGCTACGGCCGGGTGCAGTGGAAGACCCACCACCGCAATGAGCGCTCCCAGAACGCCATCGCCCGCCTCGGCGCGGTCCGCGAGGGCGTGCTGCGCCGCCACCGCCTCCAGCCGGACGGCAGCTGGCGGGACAGCGTCTACTTCTCGATGCTCGCCGACGAGTGGCCGGCCGCCAGGGCCCGGCTGACCGAGCGGCTGGCCCAGGGCTGA
- a CDS encoding SRPBCC family protein, which translates to MEHQVLVPLPARLVRQALREPGLLARCVPGLTADRPEATADGPVAGRLRLRVGGATITYRGEYTAVPDSGGGTGADGGALSVTAEGHEARGTGEASVILRIAVEEEPDADTARLVVTGDLVAKGRLTELDGAAVAAAGQRLLERFAAALATDPAAAMPEPQPEPQPEPEPQPEPVADGLEELDEELRDAEAEALDAFPESGALDGLDDVDAPGDAEPEPGETVDADLNALEAARLLGGELGDGALTDPADLLDGPVRRSIVGRSAEEVDHAPPRGRYGPALPARSARARAAARWTGAERGPATPVATPDAERSLLPWVIGGGVALLGGAVALARALRRH; encoded by the coding sequence ATGGAGCATCAGGTCCTCGTCCCGCTTCCGGCCCGGCTCGTCCGGCAGGCGCTGCGTGAGCCAGGGCTGCTGGCCCGGTGCGTACCCGGACTGACTGCGGATCGGCCGGAGGCCACTGCGGACGGGCCGGTCGCCGGGCGGCTGCGGCTGCGGGTCGGCGGGGCCACCATCACCTACCGGGGCGAGTACACGGCCGTCCCGGACAGCGGCGGCGGCACCGGCGCGGACGGCGGTGCGCTGTCGGTCACCGCCGAGGGGCACGAGGCGCGCGGTACGGGGGAGGCGTCCGTGATCCTGCGCATCGCCGTGGAGGAGGAGCCGGACGCCGACACGGCCCGCCTGGTGGTCACCGGCGACCTGGTGGCCAAGGGCCGCCTCACCGAACTGGACGGCGCCGCCGTCGCAGCGGCCGGACAGCGGCTGCTGGAACGCTTCGCCGCCGCGCTCGCCACCGACCCGGCGGCGGCCATGCCCGAGCCGCAGCCCGAGCCGCAGCCCGAGCCCGAGCCCCAGCCCGAGCCGGTTGCCGACGGGCTGGAGGAACTGGACGAGGAGCTGCGCGACGCCGAGGCCGAGGCGCTCGACGCCTTCCCCGAGTCCGGCGCCCTGGACGGACTGGACGACGTCGACGCGCCCGGGGACGCGGAGCCCGAGCCCGGCGAGACGGTGGACGCCGACCTCAATGCGCTGGAGGCCGCCCGGCTGCTCGGCGGCGAGCTGGGGGACGGCGCCCTCACCGACCCTGCCGACCTGCTCGACGGTCCGGTCCGCCGCTCCATCGTGGGCCGCTCGGCCGAGGAGGTCGACCACGCCCCGCCCCGGGGCCGCTACGGCCCCGCGCTGCCCGCCCGCAGCGCCCGTGCCAGGGCCGCCGCCCGCTGGACCGGCGCCGAACGGGGCCCCGCCACCCCGGTGGCCACCCCGGACGCCGAGCGCAGCCTGCTGCCCTGGGTGATCGGCGGCGGAGTGGCCCTGCTCGGCGGTGCGGTCGCGCTGGCCCGCGCCCTGCGCAGACACTGA
- the pyrE gene encoding orotate phosphoribosyltransferase, producing MSNDRDALLAQIKDKAVVHGKVILSSGREADYYVDLRRITLDGEAAPLVGRVMLDLTADLQYDAVGGLTLGADPVAAAMLHASAARGRSLDAFVVRKAGKAHGLQRRVEGPDVKGRRVLAVEDTSTTGGSVLTAVEALREAGAEVVGVAVIVERGAAPAIKEAGLPYYAAYTLGDLDLA from the coding sequence ATGAGCAACGACCGCGACGCCCTGCTGGCGCAGATCAAGGACAAGGCCGTCGTCCACGGCAAGGTGATCCTCTCCTCCGGCCGCGAGGCCGACTACTACGTCGACCTCCGCCGCATCACCCTGGACGGCGAGGCCGCCCCGCTGGTGGGCCGGGTCATGCTGGACCTCACGGCCGACCTCCAGTACGACGCGGTCGGCGGGCTGACGCTGGGCGCCGACCCGGTCGCCGCCGCGATGCTGCACGCCTCGGCGGCGCGCGGCCGGAGCCTGGACGCCTTTGTGGTCCGCAAGGCGGGCAAGGCCCACGGCCTTCAGCGCCGGGTCGAGGGTCCGGACGTCAAGGGGCGCCGGGTGCTCGCCGTGGAGGACACCTCCACCACCGGCGGCTCGGTGCTGACCGCCGTGGAGGCGCTGCGCGAGGCGGGCGCCGAGGTGGTCGGGGTCGCGGTGATCGTGGAGCGCGGCGCCGCCCCGGCGATCAAGGAGGCCGGCCTGCCGTATTACGCCGCCTACACCCTGGGCGACCTCGATCTGGCCTGA
- a CDS encoding DedA family protein translates to MDTTTLALNLLDAKSLISSLGTVGLLAIIFAETGLLIGFFFPGDSLLILAGVAASSAAAKAFGEGVQMPIAVLLLGAPLCAIAGAQLGHLLGAKVGPRMFDKPESKIFRPEFVEKAEYYFDKFGPAKAVVMARFIPVVRTFLNPVAGTLEMPARTFFVWNVVGGVLWTESMLLIGYFTGDQLAGVIDTYLIPAMALIVLISISPVLIEVWRERRKKKAGGGAGTAEQEAQPHPREPASPGGGRHRRR, encoded by the coding sequence GTGGACACGACGACGCTCGCGCTCAACCTCCTCGACGCCAAGTCGCTGATCTCCTCCCTCGGCACGGTCGGGCTCCTCGCGATCATCTTTGCCGAGACGGGGCTGCTGATCGGCTTCTTCTTCCCGGGGGACTCACTGCTGATCCTGGCCGGGGTGGCCGCGTCCAGCGCCGCCGCCAAGGCTTTCGGCGAGGGCGTGCAGATGCCCATCGCCGTCCTGCTGCTGGGAGCGCCGCTGTGCGCCATCGCCGGGGCGCAGCTGGGCCATCTGCTCGGGGCCAAGGTCGGCCCGAGGATGTTCGACAAGCCGGAGTCGAAGATCTTCCGCCCGGAGTTCGTGGAGAAGGCCGAGTACTACTTCGACAAGTTCGGGCCGGCCAAGGCCGTGGTCATGGCCCGCTTCATCCCGGTCGTGCGGACCTTCCTCAACCCGGTGGCGGGCACGCTGGAGATGCCGGCCCGCACCTTCTTCGTCTGGAATGTCGTCGGCGGCGTGCTGTGGACCGAGTCCATGCTGCTCATCGGCTACTTCACCGGCGACCAGCTGGCCGGGGTGATCGACACCTACCTGATCCCGGCGATGGCGCTGATCGTGCTGATCTCGATCTCGCCGGTGCTGATCGAGGTGTGGCGGGAGCGCCGCAAGAAGAAGGCCGGCGGGGGCGCCGGCACCGCCGAGCAGGAGGCGCAGCCGCACCCGAGGGAGCCCGCGTCGCCGGGCGGCGGGCGGCACCGCCGCCGCTGA
- a CDS encoding alpha/beta hydrolase family protein: MTDPAAVPDPAAVPAPAAVPDPAAEEHRALHRPPAEPPHTLRYGGHPDQVCDLWPAADPGAPAVLLIHGGFWRQEYDRRHLSPLAAHLAAHGFTVGLVEYRRSGGADGWAETLDDLARAVDTLPGEQPPLLLGHSAGGHLALWAAARHLLPPDAPWRGGRRPRGVLAVAPVADLAGAVRDGLGAGAATAFLGGGDRVAARLPYADPAALGPTGVPTVLLHGEDDPDVPLAQSRVYAAADPGVRLVVLPGTGHFAPVDPGTAACTALLDALGGLADATAHAGSGGPADLPAGPERAAPTVAAAIPPATGRQRRSSK; this comes from the coding sequence ATGACTGATCCGGCAGCCGTGCCCGATCCGGCAGCCGTGCCCGCCCCCGCAGCCGTGCCCGACCCGGCGGCGGAGGAGCACCGGGCGCTGCACCGGCCTCCGGCCGAGCCGCCGCACACCCTGCGCTACGGCGGCCACCCGGACCAGGTCTGCGACCTATGGCCGGCCGCCGACCCGGGGGCGCCGGCGGTGCTGCTGATCCACGGCGGCTTCTGGCGGCAGGAGTACGACCGCCGCCACCTCTCCCCGCTGGCGGCGCACCTGGCCGCGCATGGCTTCACCGTCGGGCTGGTCGAGTACCGGCGCAGCGGCGGCGCCGACGGCTGGGCGGAGACGCTGGACGACCTCGCCCGCGCCGTGGACACCCTGCCAGGAGAGCAGCCGCCGCTGCTGCTCGGGCACTCGGCCGGCGGTCACCTGGCGCTCTGGGCCGCCGCCCGGCACCTGCTGCCGCCGGACGCCCCCTGGCGCGGTGGCCGCCGCCCGCGCGGGGTGCTGGCGGTGGCCCCGGTCGCGGACCTGGCCGGTGCCGTGCGGGACGGCCTCGGCGCCGGGGCCGCCACCGCGTTCCTCGGCGGCGGGGACCGGGTGGCGGCCCGGCTGCCGTATGCGGACCCGGCGGCCCTGGGGCCGACCGGGGTCCCCACCGTGCTGCTGCACGGCGAGGACGACCCGGATGTGCCGCTCGCCCAGTCCCGGGTGTATGCCGCAGCCGACCCCGGGGTGCGGCTGGTCGTGCTGCCCGGTACCGGCCACTTCGCCCCGGTGGACCCGGGTACGGCCGCGTGCACGGCCCTGCTGGATGCGCTCGGCGGACTCGCCGACGCCACGGCCCACGCCGGGTCCGGCGGCCCCGCGGACCTCCCCGCAGGCCCGGAAAGAGCCGCGCCTACAGTGGCCGCAGCAATCCCACCGGCCACCGGCCGCCAGCGCAGGAGCAGCAAGTGA
- a CDS encoding tryptophan 2,3-dioxygenase, with protein MNDPDTVAADSAQGIPTLEFEGTTPYEDYVHASVLTHLQQPYSDDPGEMAFLVTTQVMELWFTLLVHEWRTARDALYKDDTERAMDALRRSLTSHQALNDSWRPIAALTPVQFNAYRTALGEASGFQSAMYRQVEFLLGDKSLSLLQPHKGHPRVHAELAAALAEPSLYDAVLEHLHRQGLPVPQEVLHRDVTQRYTAHPGVEEVWRQVYAGPQHSPLVALGEVLTDIGELVWRWRSDHLLATRRAMGAKAGSGGSPGVAWLEKRATRSVFPELWTARSHV; from the coding sequence ATGAACGACCCCGACACCGTCGCCGCAGACTCCGCGCAGGGCATACCCACCCTGGAGTTCGAGGGGACGACGCCGTATGAGGACTATGTGCACGCCTCCGTGCTCACCCACCTCCAGCAGCCGTATTCGGACGACCCCGGCGAGATGGCCTTCCTGGTCACCACCCAGGTGATGGAGCTCTGGTTCACCCTCCTCGTCCATGAGTGGCGCACCGCCCGCGACGCGCTCTACAAGGACGACACCGAGCGGGCCATGGACGCCCTGCGCCGCAGCCTCACCTCGCACCAGGCGCTCAACGACTCCTGGCGGCCGATCGCCGCGCTCACCCCCGTGCAGTTCAACGCCTACCGCACGGCGCTCGGCGAGGCATCCGGCTTCCAGTCGGCGATGTACCGGCAGGTCGAGTTCCTGCTGGGGGACAAGTCGCTGTCGCTGCTCCAGCCGCACAAGGGCCACCCCCGGGTCCATGCCGAGCTGGCGGCGGCACTGGCCGAGCCGAGCCTCTACGACGCGGTGCTGGAGCATCTGCACCGGCAGGGCCTGCCGGTGCCGCAGGAGGTGCTGCACCGCGACGTCACCCAGCGCTACACCGCCCACCCGGGTGTCGAGGAGGTCTGGCGGCAGGTCTACGCGGGTCCGCAGCACAGCCCGCTGGTGGCCCTCGGCGAGGTGCTCACCGACATCGGCGAACTGGTGTGGCGCTGGCGCAGCGACCATCTGCTGGCCACCCGCCGGGCGATGGGCGCCAAGGCGGGCAGCGGCGGCTCGCCGGGCGTGGCCTGGCTGGAGAAGCGGGCCACCCGCTCGGTCTTCCCGGAGCTGTGGACGGCCCGCAGCCATGTCTGA
- a CDS encoding aldose epimerase family protein produces MTSAAADPAKDQPTPVRLTAGDAELTVLPAAGCRLGSLRIGGLELLRQAPPEPAAAASDRLFGWGSFPMVPWAGRVDRGTFNNGPVRHRLPTDLLPPHAAHGTAVAAVWRPAAPPTDREAVFVHDLADPWPYPGRVTQRFELDPGELRLTLELETRGDSFPAQVGWHPWFLRRPLGAPEESAPLELDFTPDWQEERGPDQLPTGKRIDPLPGPWDDCFGMPDGVRATLEWPGLLRLTLTSDCRWAVVFDVLGDALCVEPQSGPPNGLNTDPRLVTLIDPLEAVTTWRWERP; encoded by the coding sequence TTGACCAGCGCTGCCGCCGACCCCGCCAAGGATCAGCCGACCCCCGTCCGCCTCACCGCCGGGGATGCCGAGCTGACCGTGCTGCCCGCCGCCGGCTGCCGCCTGGGGAGCCTGCGCATCGGCGGCCTGGAGCTGCTGCGCCAGGCGCCGCCCGAACCGGCGGCAGCGGCCTCGGACCGGCTCTTCGGCTGGGGCAGCTTCCCGATGGTGCCCTGGGCCGGCCGGGTGGACCGGGGCACCTTCAACAACGGCCCGGTGCGCCACCGGCTCCCCACCGACCTGCTGCCGCCGCACGCCGCCCACGGCACCGCCGTCGCCGCCGTCTGGCGTCCCGCCGCCCCGCCGACCGACCGCGAGGCGGTCTTCGTCCACGACCTCGCGGACCCCTGGCCCTACCCCGGCCGGGTCACCCAGCGCTTTGAACTCGACCCCGGCGAGCTGCGCCTCACCCTGGAGCTGGAGACCCGGGGCGACTCCTTCCCGGCACAGGTCGGCTGGCACCCCTGGTTCCTGCGGCGACCGCTGGGCGCACCCGAGGAGAGCGCGCCCCTGGAGCTGGACTTCACCCCGGACTGGCAGGAGGAGCGCGGGCCGGACCAGCTGCCCACCGGAAAGCGCATCGACCCGCTGCCGGGCCCCTGGGACGACTGCTTCGGCATGCCCGACGGGGTGCGGGCCACCCTGGAGTGGCCGGGCCTGCTGCGGCTGACCCTCACCAGCGACTGCCGCTGGGCGGTGGTCTTCGACGTACTCGGCGACGCCCTCTGCGTGGAGCCGCAGAGCGGCCCGCCCAACGGCCTCAACACCGATCCGCGCCTGGTCACCCTGATCGATCCGCTGGAGGCGGTGACCACCTGGCGCTGGGAGCGTCCGTGA
- a CDS encoding adenylosuccinate synthase, with product MPALVLLGAQWGDEGKGKATDLLGGSVDYVVRYQGGNNAGHTVVVGDQKYALHLLPSGILSPNCTPVIGNGVVIDPGVLLSELSGLQDRGIDTSKLLISGNAHLITPYHRTLDKVTERFLGKRRIGTTGRGIGPAYADKINRVGIRVQDLFDESILQQKVEAALHDKNQILVKLYNRRAMPADLVVQEYLGYAEKIRPYLADTTLVLNQALDAGKVVLLEGGQGTLLDVDHGTYPFVTSSNPTSGGACTGSGIGPTRIDRVIGILKAYTTRVGSGPFPTELLDDDGEALRRIGGERGVTTGRDRRCGWFDAVIARYATRVNGLTDFFLTKLDVLTGWEQIPVCVAYEIDGRRVEELPYNQSDFHHAKPVYEMLPGWSEDITKAKTFADLPKNAQAYVKALEEMSGAPISAVGVGPGRTETIEINSFL from the coding sequence GTGCCCGCACTCGTGCTACTCGGCGCTCAGTGGGGTGACGAGGGCAAGGGGAAGGCCACCGACCTCCTCGGCGGTTCCGTGGACTACGTGGTCCGCTACCAGGGCGGCAACAATGCCGGTCATACCGTGGTCGTCGGCGATCAGAAGTATGCGCTCCATCTTCTCCCCTCCGGCATCCTCAGCCCCAACTGCACCCCTGTCATCGGCAATGGCGTCGTCATCGACCCGGGTGTGCTGCTCTCCGAGCTGTCGGGTCTCCAGGACCGTGGGATCGACACCTCCAAGCTGCTGATCTCCGGCAACGCCCACCTGATCACGCCCTACCACCGGACCCTCGACAAGGTCACCGAGCGGTTCCTGGGCAAGCGGCGGATCGGCACCACCGGGCGGGGCATCGGCCCGGCCTACGCCGACAAGATCAACCGGGTGGGCATCCGGGTGCAGGACCTCTTCGACGAGTCCATCCTTCAGCAGAAGGTCGAGGCTGCCCTCCACGACAAGAACCAGATCCTGGTCAAGCTCTACAACCGCCGGGCGATGCCGGCCGATCTGGTGGTCCAGGAGTACCTCGGCTACGCCGAGAAGATCCGCCCGTACCTCGCCGACACCACCCTGGTCCTCAACCAGGCGCTGGACGCCGGCAAGGTGGTGCTGCTGGAGGGCGGCCAGGGCACCCTGCTGGACGTGGACCACGGCACGTACCCCTTTGTGACCTCGTCCAACCCGACCTCGGGCGGCGCCTGCACCGGTTCCGGCATCGGCCCCACCCGCATCGACCGGGTGATCGGCATCCTCAAGGCGTACACCACCCGGGTGGGCTCCGGCCCGTTCCCGACCGAGCTGCTGGACGACGACGGCGAGGCGCTGCGCCGGATCGGCGGCGAGCGCGGCGTCACCACCGGCCGCGACCGCCGCTGCGGCTGGTTCGACGCGGTGATCGCCCGCTACGCGACCCGGGTCAACGGCCTCACCGACTTCTTCCTCACCAAGCTGGACGTGCTCACCGGGTGGGAGCAGATCCCGGTCTGCGTCGCCTATGAGATCGACGGCAGGCGGGTCGAGGAACTGCCGTACAACCAGTCGGACTTCCACCACGCCAAGCCGGTCTACGAGATGCTGCCGGGCTGGTCGGAGGACATCACCAAGGCCAAGACCTTCGCGGACCTGCCGAAGAACGCGCAGGCGTATGTGAAGGCCCTGGAGGAGATGTCGGGCGCCCCGATCTCCGCCGTCGGCGTCGGCCCCGGCCGCACCGAGACGATCGAGATCAACTCCTTCCTCTGA